In the genome of Pseudomonas sp. HS6, one region contains:
- the cls gene encoding cardiolipin synthase translates to MDYFGPHIFGYLIALIHSLGTIAAIHAVLTVRTAQGSIAWALSLIFIPYLTLIPYLVFGRSTFDGYIKARRQANEQMRQAVSELNWRPWVEEALTARASNAYDSLRAMPKLGRMPCLANNEVKLLINGTATFEAIFHAIDQAREAVLIQFFIIHDDRLGQRLHELLLKKAAEGVAIHLLYDRIGSHALPHSYVQTLRDGGVEVKAFATRSGWLNRFQVNFRNHRKIVVVDGMIGFVGGHNVGDEYMGEKPPLAPWRDTHVQVRGPVVACMQESFAEDWFWAARTLPPLILPDVYPDDGVLCQLLASGPADAYETCSLFFVEAIHAATERVWITSPYFIPDEAVFAALRLAVLRGVDVRLLLPSRPDHRIVYAASSLYAFEAVRAGVRVFRYKPGFLHQKVVLVDSEISAIGSANLDNRSFRLNFEVMLLTVDSEFAGHVEQMLSEDFAQAYEIAKEEGREIHRLQQLGMRIARLISPIL, encoded by the coding sequence ATGGATTATTTTGGACCGCACATCTTCGGTTATCTGATCGCGCTGATACATAGCCTGGGCACGATTGCCGCCATCCATGCGGTGTTGACCGTCCGTACCGCACAAGGCTCGATCGCCTGGGCGCTGTCGCTGATCTTCATTCCCTATCTCACCCTCATTCCCTACCTGGTGTTCGGTCGCAGCACCTTCGACGGTTATATCAAGGCCCGGCGCCAGGCCAACGAACAGATGCGTCAGGCCGTTTCCGAACTGAACTGGCGACCCTGGGTAGAAGAAGCCCTGACCGCTCGGGCCTCGAACGCCTACGACTCATTACGGGCGATGCCGAAGCTGGGACGCATGCCGTGCCTGGCCAACAATGAAGTGAAATTGCTGATCAACGGCACCGCCACCTTCGAAGCGATTTTCCACGCAATCGACCAGGCACGGGAAGCCGTGCTGATTCAGTTTTTCATCATTCACGATGATCGCCTGGGCCAGCGCCTGCACGAACTGCTGCTGAAGAAAGCCGCGGAAGGCGTCGCGATTCACCTGCTGTACGACCGCATCGGCAGCCATGCCTTGCCCCACAGTTACGTGCAAACCCTGCGCGATGGCGGTGTCGAGGTTAAGGCGTTCGCCACGCGCAGCGGCTGGCTCAATCGCTTCCAGGTGAATTTCCGCAATCACCGCAAGATCGTCGTGGTCGACGGAATGATCGGCTTCGTCGGCGGGCACAACGTCGGCGACGAATACATGGGCGAAAAACCACCCCTGGCGCCTTGGCGCGACACCCATGTTCAGGTGCGTGGCCCGGTGGTCGCGTGCATGCAGGAGTCATTTGCCGAGGACTGGTTCTGGGCCGCGCGTACGCTGCCGCCGCTGATCCTGCCGGACGTTTACCCGGACGACGGCGTGCTCTGCCAATTGCTGGCCAGCGGCCCAGCGGATGCCTACGAAACCTGTTCGCTATTCTTCGTCGAAGCCATCCATGCCGCGACTGAACGCGTGTGGATCACCAGCCCCTACTTCATCCCCGACGAAGCAGTGTTCGCCGCATTGCGCCTCGCCGTTCTGCGCGGTGTCGATGTGCGATTGCTGCTGCCGTCGCGCCCCGATCACCGCATCGTTTATGCCGCCTCGAGCCTTTACGCGTTCGAAGCGGTACGCGCCGGGGTGCGCGTATTCCGCTACAAACCGGGTTTCCTGCATCAAAAAGTGGTGTTGGTCGACAGCGAAATCAGCGCCATCGGCAGCGCCAACCTGGACAACCGTTCGTTTCGGTTGAATTTCGAAGTGATGCTGCTGACGGTCGACAGCGAATTCGCCGGCCACGTGGAACAGATGCTCAGCGAAGACTTCGCCCAGGCCTACGAAATCGCCAAGGAAGAAGGTCGGGAGATCCACCGCCTGCAACAACTTGGTATGCGGATCGCCCGGCTGATTTCGCCGATTCTCTGA
- a CDS encoding dihydroorotase, whose product MNSVLIRNARLMNEGREFDADLLVSHGRIVKIARSIEGENATLEIDANGQWLLPGMIDDQVHFREPGSPTKGSIYTESRAAVAGGITSFMDMPNTNPATLTLEALADKKRRAAINSVANYGFHFGVSHDNLDTVAALNPSEVAGVKVFMGASTGNMLVDDPKTLERLFAEVPTILLAHCEHTPSIEANTARLREQFGEHIPSNIHALIRNADACYRSSSLAVELAKRHGTRLHVLHLTTARELELFEDKPLAHKRITAEVCLHHLLFDDRDYSDFGNQIKCNPAIKIQADRDALRLALLSNRLDVIGSDHAPHTWAEKQLSYAQAPSGLPLVQHALPALLELVADGVLPITTLVAKTSHRVADLFAIPDRGYLREGYWADLVLVQPEPEGVAVSRQPILSQCGWTPFARRSFRHRVSTTLVSGQVAWHDNRLHDGCQGLPLRFMR is encoded by the coding sequence ATGAACAGTGTGCTGATTCGCAATGCGCGTCTGATGAATGAAGGGCGTGAGTTTGACGCCGATCTGCTGGTCAGCCACGGTCGCATCGTCAAGATCGCTCGCAGCATCGAAGGTGAAAACGCCACGCTGGAAATCGACGCCAACGGCCAATGGCTGCTACCGGGAATGATCGACGACCAAGTGCATTTCCGTGAACCGGGCTCGCCAACCAAAGGCAGCATCTACACCGAATCCCGCGCAGCCGTGGCCGGTGGCATTACCAGTTTCATGGACATGCCCAACACCAACCCGGCCACCCTCACCCTCGAAGCGCTGGCTGACAAGAAGCGTCGGGCGGCGATCAACTCGGTGGCCAACTACGGCTTTCACTTCGGCGTCAGTCACGACAACCTGGACACCGTCGCGGCGCTCAATCCCAGTGAGGTGGCCGGGGTCAAAGTGTTCATGGGTGCGTCGACCGGCAACATGCTGGTCGATGACCCCAAGACGCTGGAGCGATTGTTCGCCGAGGTGCCGACGATCCTGCTGGCCCATTGCGAACACACGCCGAGCATCGAGGCTAACACCGCCAGATTGCGCGAGCAGTTCGGCGAACATATTCCGTCCAACATTCATGCGCTGATCCGCAATGCCGACGCCTGTTATCGCTCCTCTTCGCTGGCGGTGGAACTCGCCAAACGCCATGGCACTCGTCTGCACGTGCTGCACCTGACCACCGCCCGAGAGCTGGAGCTGTTCGAGGACAAACCTCTGGCACACAAACGCATCACGGCGGAGGTCTGCCTGCATCACCTGCTGTTCGATGATCGCGACTACTCGGACTTCGGCAACCAGATCAAATGCAACCCGGCGATCAAAATCCAGGCTGATCGCGATGCCCTGCGTCTGGCCTTGTTGAGCAATCGACTGGACGTGATCGGCAGCGATCACGCCCCGCATACCTGGGCAGAGAAACAGCTGTCGTATGCCCAGGCGCCGTCCGGCCTGCCACTGGTACAACATGCATTGCCGGCGTTGTTGGAACTGGTAGCGGATGGCGTGCTGCCGATCACCACGCTGGTGGCGAAGACCAGCCACCGAGTGGCAGACCTGTTTGCCATTCCGGATCGCGGTTATCTGAGGGAAGGCTATTGGGCGGATCTGGTATTGGTTCAGCCAGAACCAGAAGGTGTCGCGGTATCACGACAACCGATCCTGTCGCAGTGCGGGTGGACGCCGTTTGCCCGTCGCAGCTTTCGACATCGGGTGAGTACGACGCTGGTGTCGGGACAGGTTGCGTGGCACGACAATCGGCTGCATGACGGGTGTCAGGGATTGCCGTTGCGGTTCATGCGCTAG
- a CDS encoding DapH/DapD/GlmU-related protein produces MIRKNPSGDLPQIAESAYVDKTAIICGKVVIGENVFVGPYAVIRADEVDASGEMEPITIGANSNIQDGVVIHSKSGAAVTIGEFSSIAHRSIVHGPCKVGDRVFIGFNSVLFNCVVGDGCVVRHNSVVDGRDLPDAFYVPSTTRIGPNTDLSQFPPVSVSASEFSEDVARTNVDLVRGYKALQNEF; encoded by the coding sequence ATGATCCGCAAAAATCCTTCCGGCGATCTGCCGCAAATTGCCGAGTCTGCCTACGTCGATAAAACCGCGATCATCTGCGGCAAAGTAGTGATCGGCGAAAACGTGTTCGTCGGCCCCTACGCGGTCATTCGCGCCGACGAAGTGGACGCCTCGGGCGAGATGGAACCGATCACCATCGGCGCCAATTCGAACATCCAGGATGGCGTGGTGATTCACTCCAAATCCGGCGCGGCGGTGACCATCGGCGAGTTCAGCTCCATCGCCCACCGCTCGATCGTGCATGGGCCATGCAAGGTCGGCGACCGGGTGTTCATCGGCTTCAACAGTGTGCTGTTCAATTGTGTGGTCGGCGACGGTTGCGTGGTGCGGCACAACTCGGTGGTCGACGGCCGGGATCTGCCGGACGCATTCTACGTGCCCTCCACCACCCGCATCGGCCCGAACACCGACCTCTCGCAATTCCCGCCGGTGAGCGTCAGCGCTTCGGAGTTTTCCGAAGACGTGGCGCGCACCAACGTCGATCTGGTGCGCGGCTACAAAGCCCTGCAGAACGAGTTCTGA
- the cfaB gene encoding C17 cyclopropane fatty acid synthase CfaB — MLAQLPPALQNLQLPLRLRLWDGHEFNLGPTPSVTIVVKDPSMVSQFTHPSLDALGAAFVEGRLELEGSISEVIRVCDELSTALLGDADSQPVRTVHDKETDAKAISYHYDLSNAFYQLWLDSDMAYSCAYFETGSETLEQAQQAKFRHLCRKLRLQPGDYLLDVGCGWGGLARYAAREFGAKVFGITLSKEQLALARERVKAEGLEDQIELQLLDYRDLPQDGRFDKVVSVGMFEHVGHANLAEYCKTLFGAVKEGGLVMNHGITAKHTDGRPVGRGAGDFIEKYVFPNGELPHLAMISAEISEAGLEIVDVESLRLHYARTLDHWSERLEDNLEAAGKLVPDQALRIWRLYLAGCAYAFARGWINLHQILAVKAHADGSHELPWTRDDIYNP; from the coding sequence ATGCTCGCGCAACTTCCACCGGCCTTACAGAATCTGCAGCTACCGCTTCGCCTGCGACTCTGGGACGGCCATGAATTCAATCTGGGCCCGACGCCCAGCGTTACCATCGTGGTCAAGGACCCGTCGATGGTGTCCCAGTTTACCCATCCAAGTCTGGACGCGCTGGGGGCGGCGTTCGTCGAGGGCAGGCTCGAACTGGAAGGCTCGATCAGCGAGGTCATCCGGGTCTGCGATGAGTTGAGCACAGCGTTGCTGGGTGACGCGGACAGTCAGCCGGTACGCACCGTGCACGACAAGGAAACCGACGCCAAAGCCATTTCCTATCACTACGACCTGTCCAATGCGTTCTACCAGCTATGGCTGGACAGCGACATGGCGTACTCCTGCGCCTATTTCGAAACCGGCAGCGAAACCCTGGAGCAGGCCCAGCAGGCCAAGTTCCGGCATCTGTGTCGCAAGCTGCGCCTGCAACCGGGCGACTATTTGCTGGATGTCGGTTGCGGTTGGGGCGGTTTGGCGCGTTACGCCGCCCGTGAGTTCGGTGCCAAAGTCTTTGGTATCACCCTGAGCAAGGAACAACTGGCGCTGGCTCGGGAACGCGTCAAAGCCGAAGGCCTGGAAGACCAGATCGAACTGCAACTGCTCGACTACCGCGATCTGCCGCAAGACGGACGTTTCGACAAAGTGGTGAGTGTCGGCATGTTCGAGCACGTCGGTCACGCCAACCTGGCCGAGTACTGCAAAACCCTGTTCGGCGCGGTGAAAGAGGGCGGTCTGGTGATGAACCACGGGATCACCGCCAAGCACACCGATGGCCGTCCAGTGGGACGCGGTGCCGGCGACTTTATCGAGAAGTACGTATTCCCCAACGGCGAGCTGCCGCACCTGGCAATGATCTCGGCCGAGATCAGCGAGGCGGGTCTGGAGATCGTCGATGTCGAAAGCCTGCGTCTGCACTATGCACGCACGCTGGATCACTGGAGCGAACGGCTGGAGGACAACCTCGAAGCTGCCGGCAAACTGGTGCCGGATCAGGCCCTGCGCATCTGGCGACTTTACCTGGCCGGTTGCGCCTATGCGTTTGCCCGGGGCTGGATCAATTTGCACCAGATTCTCGCGGTGAAGGCCCACGCCGATGGTAGCCATGAACTGCCGTGGACCCGCGACGACATTTATAACCCTTGA
- a CDS encoding DUF3617 domain-containing protein, with the protein MNVRLLGLALGLGLALPLVAQAQMLQPGLWEMTSSNVKVDDQAMDVQSILGQLQGQMTPQQRAALEKQGINIGGKGIRACLTPQQVATNDIPLADPQSGCKQQITERNGNQWKFRFSCPRASGTGVATFVSDREFTTIANGTFNAIGINQKGSLETRAVWLGQDCGTVKPRA; encoded by the coding sequence ATGAACGTTCGTCTGCTGGGTTTGGCGCTGGGTCTGGGGTTGGCCTTGCCGTTGGTGGCTCAGGCGCAAATGCTGCAGCCGGGGTTGTGGGAAATGACGTCGAGCAATGTGAAAGTCGATGATCAGGCCATGGACGTACAATCGATCCTCGGTCAGTTGCAGGGGCAGATGACCCCGCAACAACGGGCGGCGCTGGAGAAGCAGGGGATCAACATCGGTGGCAAAGGCATTCGGGCCTGCCTGACCCCGCAACAAGTGGCGACCAACGATATTCCGCTGGCAGACCCGCAGTCGGGCTGCAAACAGCAGATCACCGAGCGCAACGGCAACCAGTGGAAATTCCGCTTCAGTTGCCCGCGAGCCTCGGGCACCGGTGTGGCGACGTTCGTCAGCGATCGTGAGTTCACCACCATCGCCAACGGCACGTTCAATGCCATCGGCATCAACCAGAAGGGCAGTCTGGAAACCCGCGCCGTGTGGTTGGGTCAGGACTGCGGCACCGTCAAACCAAGAGCCTGA
- the hflK gene encoding protease modulator HflK — protein MSEVPRGTNSLNSPWIQAGRLAFFALYAVTVLAALAWAFSNVRQIDPQNRAVVMHFGALDRIQNAGLLLAWPQPFEQVVLLPAADRVIERRVENLLRSPAAIQADRVATFATPLSDALAGSGYLLTGDAGVVQLDVRVFYKVTDPYDFVLQGDHVLPALDRLVTRSAVALTAARDLDTILVARPELIGADNQAAERRERLRGDLVQGINRRLAELRASGQGIGIEVARVDVQSSLPEPAVGAFNAVLTASQQADKAVANARTDAEKITQTANELADRTLQVAHAQAGERLAKASADTATVMSLAQARQQGTDPQMLLRLYRERIPKILGQAGSVTTVDPKDDSRLIIQGASK, from the coding sequence ATGAGTGAAGTTCCACGTGGAACAAATTCGTTGAACAGTCCGTGGATTCAGGCGGGACGTCTGGCGTTTTTTGCCCTTTACGCGGTGACGGTGCTGGCCGCGTTAGCCTGGGCATTTTCCAATGTTCGGCAGATCGATCCGCAGAATCGCGCAGTGGTCATGCATTTTGGAGCACTGGATCGCATCCAGAATGCCGGGTTGTTATTGGCTTGGCCGCAGCCGTTCGAACAGGTTGTTTTGCTGCCGGCGGCAGATCGGGTCATCGAGCGTCGAGTGGAAAATCTGCTGCGCAGTCCGGCTGCAATACAGGCGGATCGCGTCGCGACATTCGCCACACCGCTGAGCGATGCTTTGGCCGGTTCCGGTTATTTGCTCACCGGTGATGCCGGTGTCGTGCAGCTGGATGTGCGGGTTTTTTACAAGGTCACCGATCCTTATGATTTTGTGCTGCAAGGCGATCATGTGCTGCCGGCACTGGATCGACTGGTGACCCGCAGCGCGGTGGCACTGACGGCGGCGCGAGATCTGGACACCATTCTGGTGGCGAGACCGGAACTGATCGGCGCCGACAATCAAGCCGCCGAACGACGTGAACGCCTGCGCGGCGATCTGGTGCAAGGCATCAATCGGCGACTGGCCGAATTGAGGGCGAGCGGGCAGGGCATCGGTATCGAAGTGGCGCGGGTCGATGTGCAATCGAGTCTGCCCGAGCCGGCGGTCGGTGCTTTCAACGCCGTGCTGACCGCCAGCCAGCAGGCCGACAAAGCGGTGGCCAATGCTCGCACCGACGCTGAGAAAATCACGCAGACCGCCAACGAACTGGCCGACCGCACCTTGCAGGTCGCCCACGCTCAGGCCGGTGAGCGCCTGGCAAAAGCCTCCGCCGATACCGCGACCGTCATGAGTCTGGCCCAGGCCCGACAGCAGGGCACCGACCCGCAAATGCTGCTGCGCCTGTACCGCGAACGGATACCGAAGATTCTCGGCCAGGCCGGTTCGGTTACCACGGTCGATCCGAAAGACGATTCCCGCCTGATCATTCAGGGAGCCAGTAAATGA
- a CDS encoding heavy metal translocating P-type ATPase, whose amino-acid sequence MTATTAAPSLLSSAEQRRAARQLTLAMLALGLLGLGLIWRWLMPEQTGVSQLLLGVASLLVAVPVMRSAWYSLRYPSLHGITDQLIALAMLGAWATGDLLTAALLPIIMIFGHVLEERSVIGSQEAIHALGQLTRSHARKIQADGTVIEVDNGTLKAGDTVEVRAGDRVPADGRVLSGQASLDTASITGESVPVEAGVGMTVFGGAINLDGLLRIEVTRTGDESTLGKVIALMQNAERSKPPITRLLERYAGSYMVLVLLLAAVTWFVTNDAQAMLAVLVAACPCALVLSAPATAIAGVAVAARHGILIRSSAFLEELADLTSLVVDKTGTLTYGTLRLQSINSAQADHDSVMALAASLGAASSHPVSRALAGLVHADNVLMLTDIHERQGLGVVAKTEQGEAALGRPELFAQLGISTTSIPEHDGPIAGLALNGEFLAWLLLADSVKPEARFALSELRELGLGRQLLLTGDRQSVAQTLARDVGLHEVEAQALPEDKLNRVLKEIDNGFRPMVVGDGINDSLALKAGVVGVAMGAGGADIALASADIVLIGSDLRRLGTCVRLSRQCRRTLQVNVIIGLGWTLAIVVFAAFGWLGAAGAMIAALLHNLSTLLVLGNAGRLLRFQEPLLKLNEQN is encoded by the coding sequence ATGACCGCCACTACCGCCGCACCGAGTCTGTTGTCCTCGGCCGAGCAACGTCGCGCTGCGCGCCAGTTGACCCTGGCGATGCTTGCCCTCGGCTTGCTCGGGCTGGGTTTGATCTGGCGCTGGTTGATGCCGGAGCAAACCGGCGTCAGTCAGTTGCTGCTCGGTGTTGCTTCTTTGCTGGTCGCGGTGCCGGTGATGCGTTCGGCGTGGTACAGCCTGCGTTATCCGAGCCTGCACGGCATCACCGACCAATTGATCGCACTGGCGATGCTTGGTGCCTGGGCTACCGGGGATCTGCTGACCGCCGCGCTGCTGCCTATCATCATGATCTTCGGCCATGTGCTGGAGGAGCGCAGCGTGATTGGCTCGCAGGAGGCGATTCACGCGTTGGGTCAGCTCACTCGCAGTCATGCACGAAAAATCCAAGCGGATGGCACGGTCATCGAAGTCGATAACGGCACGCTCAAGGCCGGCGACACTGTTGAGGTCCGGGCCGGCGATCGGGTGCCGGCGGATGGTCGGGTGTTGTCCGGCCAGGCCAGCCTCGACACAGCGTCGATCACCGGTGAGTCAGTGCCGGTGGAGGCGGGCGTCGGAATGACCGTGTTCGGCGGGGCGATCAACCTCGATGGTTTGCTGCGTATCGAAGTAACCCGCACTGGCGATGAATCGACCTTGGGCAAAGTCATTGCCTTGATGCAGAACGCCGAGCGCTCGAAGCCGCCGATCACCCGTCTACTGGAACGTTACGCCGGCAGTTACATGGTGCTGGTGTTGCTGCTGGCGGCGGTGACCTGGTTTGTCACCAACGATGCGCAGGCGATGTTGGCGGTGCTGGTTGCTGCGTGTCCTTGTGCGTTGGTGTTGTCGGCACCGGCCACGGCGATTGCCGGCGTGGCGGTCGCGGCGCGGCACGGGATTCTGATCCGCAGTTCGGCTTTCCTTGAAGAGTTGGCTGACCTCACGTCCCTGGTGGTCGACAAGACCGGCACGCTCACGTACGGCACATTGCGTTTGCAATCGATCAACAGCGCGCAGGCGGATCACGATTCAGTGATGGCGCTGGCTGCCAGCCTTGGTGCTGCCAGCAGCCACCCGGTCAGCCGCGCATTGGCCGGACTGGTACACGCGGACAACGTGCTGATGCTTACCGACATTCACGAACGCCAAGGTCTGGGAGTGGTCGCCAAGACGGAGCAGGGTGAAGCGGCACTCGGTCGCCCGGAGCTGTTTGCGCAACTCGGCATTTCGACCACTTCGATTCCCGAGCACGACGGCCCGATTGCCGGCCTGGCGTTGAACGGAGAATTTCTCGCCTGGCTGTTGCTGGCCGACAGCGTCAAACCGGAAGCGCGATTCGCCTTGAGCGAACTGCGCGAGTTGGGCCTCGGTCGGCAACTGTTGCTGACCGGCGACCGTCAGAGCGTGGCGCAAACCCTGGCCCGGGATGTCGGCCTGCATGAAGTCGAAGCTCAGGCGCTGCCCGAAGACAAACTCAATCGAGTGCTGAAGGAAATCGACAACGGTTTCCGGCCGATGGTGGTGGGCGACGGCATCAACGATTCACTGGCACTCAAGGCCGGTGTGGTAGGTGTTGCGATGGGGGCGGGCGGTGCGGATATCGCATTGGCGTCCGCCGACATCGTGCTGATCGGCAGCGACCTGCGCCGACTCGGCACTTGTGTGCGCTTGAGTCGCCAATGCCGGCGCACGTTGCAGGTAAACGTGATCATTGGTCTGGGCTGGACGCTGGCCATCGTCGTGTTCGCTGCGTTCGGCTGGCTGGGCGCGGCAGGGGCGATGATCGCGGCATTGCTGCACAACCTCAGCACATTGCTGGTGTTGGGCAATGCCGGCCGCTTGTTGCGATTCCAGGAGCCGCTACTGAAGCTGAACGAGCAGAACTGA
- a CDS encoding metal ABC transporter permease: MLSAAHFWQPFLEFVFMRRALLGGLLLACSTAPLGVFLILRRMSLIGDAVAHGILPGAALGFWFAGLSLPALTLGGLGAGLSMAGLAAWITRRTGLREDASLAAIYPISLASGVLILGIAGKRLDLLHLLFGSALAVDGPTLNGMLGVSLLSLMAMALIYRPLLLDTLDPLFLRTVSRLGPIAHGVFLTLVVLNLVIGFQAIGALMVVGLMMLPAAASRFWSRRLPILIAIAAVIGCLSVWLGLLLSFYYSLPSGPAIVLVAGVGYLLSVVLGPVHGLLRRPPLLTSQ, encoded by the coding sequence ATGCTCAGCGCCGCGCATTTCTGGCAACCGTTTCTTGAGTTCGTGTTCATGCGCCGGGCACTGCTCGGCGGCTTGCTGTTGGCATGCAGCACCGCGCCATTGGGCGTGTTTCTGATCCTGCGGCGCATGAGCCTGATCGGCGACGCCGTCGCCCACGGCATCCTTCCCGGTGCCGCGCTCGGCTTCTGGTTTGCCGGCCTGAGTCTTCCCGCACTGACCCTTGGTGGCCTCGGCGCGGGTCTGAGCATGGCTGGACTCGCCGCATGGATCACCCGCCGAACCGGCCTGCGCGAGGACGCCAGTCTCGCGGCGATTTACCCGATCTCTTTGGCTAGCGGCGTTTTGATTCTGGGCATCGCCGGTAAACGGCTCGATCTGCTGCACTTGTTGTTCGGCTCGGCACTGGCCGTCGACGGACCAACCCTTAACGGCATGTTGGGCGTTTCGCTGCTGAGTCTGATGGCTATGGCGCTGATCTACCGCCCGCTTCTGCTCGACACTCTCGATCCACTGTTTCTACGCACCGTCAGCCGACTCGGCCCGATTGCCCACGGCGTGTTCCTGACGCTGGTGGTGCTTAACCTGGTCATCGGTTTCCAGGCCATCGGCGCGCTGATGGTGGTCGGACTGATGATGCTGCCCGCCGCCGCTTCACGTTTCTGGAGCCGACGCCTGCCTATCCTGATCGCCATCGCCGCCGTTATTGGTTGCCTGTCGGTATGGCTCGGTCTGTTGTTGTCGTTCTACTACTCGCTGCCCAGCGGTCCAGCCATTGTGCTGGTCGCGGGCGTCGGTTACCTGTTGTCCGTCGTGCTCGGGCCGGTTCACGGCCTGTTGCGCCGCCCGCCCTTGCTCACATCCCAATGA
- a CDS encoding metal ABC transporter substrate-binding protein encodes MRALLVLFSLMLSMSLSAAEKLPVVTSFSILADMVHQVGGEHIQITNMVGPDADAHTYEPTPDDAKALLKAKLIVKNGLGFEPWLDRLVTSTDTKATVISASHGVIPRSLDEDGETVPDPHAWHNLANTELYVANITKALITADPANKADYERNSKAYLKQIYALLAEAKAKLGSLPPGNRKIVTSHDAFGYLGQAYGIDFMAPQGLSTEREPSAAEVAALITQIRQAKVKAVFMENIKDARLLKQIAEESGAHIGGTLYSDALAASGPASTFTGLFEYNLNTLYDALSQP; translated from the coding sequence ATGCGCGCTCTACTTGTGTTGTTCAGCCTGATGCTGTCGATGTCATTGTCGGCGGCGGAGAAACTGCCGGTGGTCACCAGTTTCAGCATCCTTGCCGACATGGTGCATCAGGTCGGTGGCGAGCATATCCAGATCACCAACATGGTCGGCCCCGACGCCGATGCCCACACCTACGAACCGACGCCGGACGATGCCAAGGCACTTCTGAAAGCAAAACTGATCGTGAAAAACGGGCTGGGCTTCGAGCCTTGGCTCGATCGACTGGTGACCAGCACCGACACCAAAGCCACCGTCATCAGTGCCAGCCACGGTGTGATCCCCCGCTCTCTGGATGAAGATGGCGAAACCGTTCCCGACCCGCACGCCTGGCACAACCTGGCCAACACCGAGCTGTATGTCGCCAACATCACCAAGGCGCTGATCACCGCCGACCCGGCGAACAAAGCCGACTACGAACGCAACAGCAAGGCCTACCTGAAACAGATCTACGCCCTGCTCGCCGAAGCCAAGGCCAAGCTCGGTTCGCTGCCGCCGGGCAACCGCAAGATCGTCACCAGCCACGACGCCTTCGGTTATCTCGGTCAGGCCTATGGTATCGACTTCATGGCACCGCAAGGTCTGTCCACCGAGCGCGAACCTTCCGCCGCCGAAGTCGCCGCACTGATCACCCAGATCCGTCAGGCCAAGGTCAAAGCGGTGTTCATGGAAAACATCAAGGACGCCCGCCTGCTCAAACAGATCGCCGAGGAAAGCGGTGCGCACATCGGCGGCACGCTGTACTCCGACGCCCTCGCCGCATCGGGTCCGGCCAGCACGTTCACCGGCCTGTTCGAATACAACCTCAACACCCTTTACGACGCCCTGAGCCAACCATGA
- a CDS encoding metal ABC transporter ATP-binding protein, protein MIRFQSVSWGSPGQPLTPPLSLQLERGSLTAIIGVNGSGKSSLLKVIAGLQRPLAGAVALGVPRQSGLSFLPQQQHLDRQFPISLQELVAAGFWGRRLSTQLRAQRLTQALEDWHLSGLEQRPLMALSGGELQRALLARLSLADTPLLLLDEPHAALDELGQALLWQHLHTWHEQGRTLVMVGHDLAAVRQHIPQTLLIKHSGCVFGPSVELIQQTPNVQVA, encoded by the coding sequence ATGATTCGCTTCCAGTCCGTGAGCTGGGGATCACCCGGCCAGCCACTCACCCCACCGCTGAGCCTTCAGCTGGAACGCGGCAGCCTGACCGCCATCATCGGCGTAAACGGCAGCGGTAAAAGCAGCCTGCTGAAAGTCATCGCCGGACTGCAGAGACCCTTGGCCGGCGCCGTCGCATTGGGTGTCCCTCGCCAAAGCGGTTTGTCATTCCTCCCCCAGCAACAGCACCTGGACCGCCAATTCCCGATCAGTCTTCAGGAACTGGTAGCCGCTGGCTTCTGGGGGCGCCGACTATCAACCCAACTGCGCGCACAACGCCTCACCCAGGCACTTGAGGATTGGCACTTGAGTGGCCTCGAACAGCGCCCGTTAATGGCCCTCTCCGGCGGTGAACTGCAACGCGCCCTGCTCGCTCGCCTGAGTCTGGCCGACACGCCTTTGCTGCTGCTCGACGAACCCCATGCCGCCCTCGATGAGCTTGGCCAGGCATTGCTCTGGCAACACCTGCATACCTGGCATGAGCAAGGCCGGACACTGGTCATGGTGGGCCACGACCTCGCCGCCGTCCGCCAACACATTCCACAAACGCTGCTGATCAAACACAGCGGCTGCGTGTTCGGCCCCAGTGTCGAACTGATCCAGCAAACACCCAACGTGCAGGTGGCTTGA